One Hyphomicrobium sp. CS1GBMeth3 DNA window includes the following coding sequences:
- a CDS encoding cytochrome c oxidase assembly protein: protein MQLRQDISAISLRASLALAVLPAASLFASLVLGTLLKLGPLSQHMLDHIALIGVAAPLSAWTLRNLLPRVTGRMLATAAVVQIVLIWLWHLPPVFGAAVHGSTTLHVAMVASLYAAGLMFWCAIVGLAERRLWQAILALLVTGKLFCLFAAVLVFSPRLLYDVHAAHAHHAGHAAFSAIEDQHLAGLMMIAVCPLTYVAAGVAVAARWFASLEARYPDVARPAAVLKSPLLMTLLLVLLLPGCGTVQSTLIPASPEAGSALRLTWLLIIGCAAIFMLVMALTALAILGGDRIRAALGSTEAIALGGILFPTVVLSSLLVYGLWLASATAAPNDDEQEINVQGERWWWRVTYTDPVAAAFASANEIRIEVGRPVRLKLTSPDVIHSFWVPALAGKVDLIPGRTNELRFTATRAGTYRGQCAEYCGGPHAMMALRVVAMEPADYAAWLAAERRPAMAVSDDPRVARGQDVFRVNCIVCHAVRGTDSAGRLGPDLTHVASRGAIGGEVLAMSEQNIAYWLTDNDRLKPNNLMPEFRHLPAGDLEAVAAYIASLK, encoded by the coding sequence ATGCAGTTGCGCCAAGACATCAGCGCCATTAGCCTTCGAGCAAGCCTAGCCCTCGCCGTCCTGCCCGCCGCCAGCCTGTTCGCTTCGCTTGTGCTCGGCACACTGCTGAAACTCGGCCCGCTTTCGCAGCACATGCTGGACCACATTGCGCTGATCGGAGTGGCGGCGCCGTTGAGTGCATGGACGTTGCGTAATCTCCTCCCTCGGGTGACCGGTCGGATGCTGGCCACAGCGGCCGTTGTTCAAATCGTTCTGATTTGGCTCTGGCACCTGCCGCCGGTCTTCGGCGCTGCAGTGCACGGGAGCACCACTCTGCACGTCGCGATGGTCGCGTCGCTCTACGCGGCCGGTCTCATGTTCTGGTGCGCGATCGTCGGATTGGCTGAGCGCCGCTTGTGGCAGGCCATCCTTGCACTTCTCGTAACCGGAAAGCTCTTCTGCCTATTCGCGGCCGTGCTCGTCTTCTCCCCCCGGCTGCTTTACGACGTTCACGCGGCGCACGCGCACCACGCCGGCCATGCCGCGTTCAGCGCTATCGAGGACCAACACCTTGCCGGCCTGATGATGATCGCCGTATGCCCGCTCACTTACGTGGCCGCGGGGGTGGCCGTGGCGGCACGCTGGTTTGCGTCGCTCGAGGCCCGTTATCCGGACGTCGCACGACCTGCTGCGGTTCTAAAAAGCCCCCTGCTCATGACGTTGCTCCTCGTACTTCTTCTTCCGGGCTGCGGCACCGTACAGTCGACACTTATCCCGGCAAGTCCTGAGGCGGGTTCTGCGTTACGTCTCACGTGGCTGCTCATCATTGGATGCGCGGCAATCTTCATGCTTGTGATGGCGTTAACCGCCCTTGCGATCTTGGGTGGAGATAGGATCCGTGCCGCGCTCGGCAGCACAGAGGCCATCGCACTTGGGGGCATCCTCTTTCCAACGGTCGTTCTCTCGTCCTTGCTCGTCTATGGGCTTTGGCTCGCCTCGGCAACGGCCGCGCCGAATGACGATGAGCAGGAAATCAACGTTCAAGGCGAGCGCTGGTGGTGGCGTGTCACCTATACAGATCCGGTAGCGGCGGCGTTCGCAAGCGCCAACGAGATTCGCATTGAAGTCGGCAGGCCGGTGCGCCTCAAACTGACCTCGCCCGACGTCATTCATAGCTTCTGGGTGCCGGCCCTCGCCGGTAAGGTCGATCTCATTCCGGGCCGCACGAACGAGTTGCGCTTCACCGCCACGCGTGCAGGAACGTACCGCGGACAGTGCGCGGAATATTGCGGCGGCCCGCACGCCATGATGGCGCTGCGCGTTGTGGCCATGGAGCCCGCCGATTACGCCGCGTGGCTTGCCGCCGAGCGGCGACCTGCCATGGCGGTTTCCGACGATCCACGGGTTGCGCGCGGCCAGGACGTGTTCCGCGTCAATTGCATCGTTTGTCATGCCGTGCGGGGAACGGATTCAGCAGGCCGCCTGGGGCCGGACCTCACACACGTGGCGAGCCGCGGGGCCATCGGCGGCGAGGTGCTGGCGATGTCGGAACAGAACATCGCGTACTGGCTCACCGATAACGATCGGTTGAAGCCGAATAACCTGATGCCGGAGTTCCGGCACCTTCCTGCCGGCGATCTCGAAGCCGTGGCAGCCTATATCGCGAGCCTTAAATAA
- the ctaD gene encoding cytochrome c oxidase subunit I, with the protein MTDKLASATAADGYPNSLPRPPSELEALERAWETPRGWRSLTDINNTRVGIWYVGTAFVFFLLGGILALLMRLQLAVPSNTFLSQEVYNQIFTMHGSVMMFLFAVPVVEALGVLLLPQMLGARDLPFPRLTAFAYWAYTVGGTVFFLSLFLDLAPSGGWFMYPPLTSAAYSPGYGADFWLLGIGFIEISAIAGAIEIIIGVLRTRAPGMTLSRMPIFAWSMLIFAGMVIVAFPALILATMMLELERAFGWPFFIAAKGGDPLLWQHLFWFFGHPEVYIIFLPAAGAVSMILPTMVGVPLVGHSLIVIALIATGFFSFGLWVHHMFTTGLPALSQNFFSAASMAVSLPSGIQVFSWIATIAAGRIRFTVPGLFVVGFLFIFVLGGLTGVMVAMVPFDQQVHDTYFVVAHFHYVLIGGMVFPLFAAIYYWTPVFSRHRLSERLGKWAFWLMFIGFNVAFFTMHLTGLAGMPRRVYTYPEEVGWATLNLISTVGAAVFAAGVLLVVVDLMRRYRITSRDTLGNIWNAGTLEWLPNDVYGIRSMPIVTNRYPAWSDPHLGEDVEAGRYYLPGNPTGGRETLATSAIDAEPEFVMRLPMPGWAHVGAALFIALIFLSLTIRQVVPAAIFAALALVSIWIWVWDTDPGPDKGPVEIAEGYRVPSYATGPQSISWWAMVLLMLVGAALYLAFVFSYLYLWTVSPQVWPDPTLSALPPAQWALASAVLLAASGALIHLARLYLPEPGSANVAFPPVVALAALALAVSLAFDIAAHMRVGVHPSANAYAALTYLAIGLQGMLVVLVVIAAAFVIARYWTGLLDRERCLSMQTTYLLWLYAVGQGMLGLLLVHGFPRLVGG; encoded by the coding sequence ATGACCGATAAACTCGCAAGCGCCACCGCCGCGGACGGTTATCCCAATTCTCTGCCGCGGCCGCCAAGCGAACTCGAGGCCCTCGAGCGAGCCTGGGAGACACCGCGCGGCTGGCGCTCACTCACAGACATCAACAACACGCGGGTCGGCATCTGGTACGTCGGCACGGCCTTCGTCTTCTTTCTGCTCGGCGGCATTCTCGCGCTCCTGATGCGCCTGCAGTTGGCTGTGCCGAGTAACACCTTTCTGAGCCAGGAGGTCTACAATCAGATATTCACCATGCATGGCTCGGTGATGATGTTTCTGTTCGCCGTGCCCGTTGTGGAAGCGCTTGGTGTTCTCTTGTTGCCGCAGATGCTCGGCGCCCGAGACTTGCCGTTCCCACGTCTCACCGCCTTTGCCTATTGGGCCTATACCGTCGGCGGCACTGTGTTCTTTCTATCGCTGTTTCTCGATCTCGCGCCGAGCGGCGGCTGGTTCATGTATCCGCCCTTGACAAGTGCGGCGTACTCGCCGGGATACGGCGCGGATTTCTGGCTGCTCGGCATCGGCTTTATCGAAATATCGGCCATCGCCGGCGCCATCGAGATCATCATCGGCGTGCTGCGCACGCGTGCCCCGGGCATGACGCTCTCACGCATGCCGATCTTTGCCTGGAGCATGCTGATCTTTGCCGGCATGGTCATCGTTGCATTTCCGGCGCTGATACTTGCCACCATGATGCTCGAGCTCGAGCGCGCATTCGGATGGCCATTCTTCATCGCGGCGAAAGGTGGCGACCCGCTGCTGTGGCAGCACCTGTTCTGGTTCTTCGGCCACCCCGAAGTTTACATCATTTTCTTGCCCGCGGCAGGCGCCGTATCGATGATCCTGCCGACGATGGTCGGGGTGCCGCTTGTAGGACACAGCCTGATCGTGATCGCATTGATCGCAACCGGCTTCTTCAGCTTCGGCCTCTGGGTGCACCACATGTTCACCACGGGATTGCCGGCTCTGTCCCAGAATTTCTTCTCGGCCGCAAGCATGGCCGTATCGCTTCCAAGCGGCATTCAGGTTTTCTCATGGATCGCAACCATTGCTGCGGGTCGCATCAGGTTCACGGTGCCGGGATTGTTCGTGGTTGGCTTCCTGTTCATCTTCGTGCTTGGCGGACTTACAGGCGTCATGGTCGCCATGGTCCCCTTCGACCAACAGGTACACGACACCTATTTCGTCGTCGCCCATTTCCACTACGTGCTGATCGGAGGCATGGTGTTTCCGCTCTTCGCCGCCATCTACTATTGGACGCCGGTCTTCAGCCGCCATCGCCTCTCTGAGAGGTTGGGCAAATGGGCATTCTGGCTGATGTTCATCGGCTTCAATGTGGCGTTCTTCACCATGCATCTGACAGGCCTCGCCGGCATGCCGCGCCGCGTCTACACCTATCCGGAGGAGGTCGGATGGGCCACGCTGAACCTCATCTCGACGGTTGGTGCTGCTGTGTTCGCCGCGGGCGTTCTCCTTGTCGTGGTCGACCTCATGCGTCGCTATCGCATCACCTCGCGAGATACGCTCGGAAACATCTGGAACGCCGGAACGCTCGAATGGCTGCCGAACGATGTGTATGGCATACGGTCTATGCCCATCGTCACAAATCGGTATCCAGCCTGGAGCGACCCTCACCTAGGCGAGGACGTCGAGGCAGGCCGCTATTACCTTCCGGGCAATCCGACCGGAGGCCGCGAGACTCTGGCCACTTCCGCCATTGATGCCGAGCCCGAGTTTGTCATGCGCCTACCGATGCCGGGTTGGGCGCACGTGGGCGCCGCCTTGTTCATCGCGCTGATCTTCTTATCGCTCACCATAAGGCAGGTCGTCCCTGCTGCAATATTTGCGGCGTTGGCGCTGGTTTCGATTTGGATCTGGGTGTGGGACACCGACCCAGGTCCTGACAAAGGACCTGTCGAGATCGCAGAAGGTTATCGCGTGCCAAGCTACGCCACCGGGCCGCAATCGATTTCTTGGTGGGCGATGGTGCTGCTCATGCTCGTGGGCGCCGCGCTCTACCTCGCGTTCGTGTTTTCATATCTGTACCTTTGGACGGTTTCGCCACAGGTCTGGCCGGACCCTACACTTTCGGCGCTGCCACCCGCGCAGTGGGCATTGGCGTCTGCAGTCCTGCTCGCTGCCAGCGGCGCGCTCATTCACCTGGCGCGCCTTTATCTTCCTGAGCCCGGAAGTGCCAACGTTGCTTTTCCGCCCGTCGTCGCACTGGCCGCACTCGCACTCGCTGTCTCTCTTGCGTTTGATATCGCCGCGCACATGCGAGTGGGCGTACACCCCAGTGCAAACGCATATGCCGCACTGACGTATCTTGCGATCGGGCTGCAGGGAATGCTGGTCGTGTTGGTCGTGATCGCGGCGGCCTTCGTGATCGCGCGCTATTGGACGGGGCTACTCGACCGCGAACGCTGCCTGTCGATGCAGACCACCTATCTGCTTTGGCTCTATGCGGTCGGACAAGGGATGCTTGGCCTTCTGCTCGTCCATGGATTCCCGCGGCTTGTGGGAGGCTGA